From the Euphorbia lathyris chromosome 6, ddEupLath1.1, whole genome shotgun sequence genome, one window contains:
- the LOC136233206 gene encoding uncharacterized protein isoform X1 has product MDESWRMRMGMPGRPLRRSTEDTVAGPSRRSMEALDPDDFADVFGGPPRSVLSRKFSGDFTRSSTSFYEEIFRHPDFVASSLETKGGGRSLPGFRIPGNDDGFYSDVFGCEDGRRSRDRSRPNSKAKSKSNSSSVLSSEELSPHRRPFTGDDVALSSFTSKLRPINVPCRWNSTTVRPEQVSKKEEMPYFPGNYPSCGSDNYDMENGYNEYFRSSHIKVSRQVSPESISLEPTSHRSIKIPVDELEVNSPASPVSSLCQEPEANVGMQQCNTMQEDDMEMEEDEVMSSYVIEINSDHREVASNEAISIDEAIAWAKEKFHSRDFDTTHQNKDHSAHVEESPDTFEHRAQQNYGSRKTLSSTEGDLKKRRSQEETEESEKDMELQILDEEIRLWSAGKETNIRMLLSTLHHILWPNSSWSATSLTSLIESSQVKKAYQKARLCLHPDKLQQRGATPRQKYIAEKAFSILQDAWAAFISQDVFFN; this is encoded by the exons ATGGACGAGTCTTGGAGAATGCGGATGGGAATGCCGGGCCGTCCACTACGCCGTTCCACGGAAGATACGGTGGCCGGACCTAGTAGGCGTTCCATGGAAGCGCTGGACCCCGACGATTTCGCTGACGTTTTCGGCGGTCCACCACGTAGCGTTCTTTCACGCAAATTCTCTGGCGACTTCACTAGATCATCCACTTCTTTCTATGAGGAGATTTTCCGGCACCCGGATTTTGTTGCTTCTTCACTAGAAACTAAAGGAGGTGGTCGGAGCCTGCCGGGTTTCAGGATTCCTGGGAACGATGACGGATTTTACAGTGATGTTTTTGGTTGTGAAGATGGACGGAGGTCGAGAGATAGATCGAGACCTAATTCAAAGGCTAAATCGAAATCGAACTCCTCTTCTGTGCTCAGCTCGGAAGAGCTTAGCCCTCACCGGCGGCCTTTCACCGGTGATGACGTTGCATTGTCTTCTTTTACTTCCAAGCTCAG GCCTATCAATGTACCATGTAGATGGAACTCCACCACGGTGAGACCTGAACAAGtctcaaagaaagaagaaatgcCGTATTTTCCTGGCAATTATCCATCCTGCGGCAGTGACAATTATGACATGGAAAATGGTTACAACGAATACTTCAGAAGCTCCCATATCAAAGTTTCCCGGCAGGTATCCCCGGAAAGCATTAGTCTCGAACCTACATCACATCGAAGTATCAAAATTCCTGTGGATGAGTTAGAAGTCAACTCACCTGCGTCTCCTGTTTCTTCACTCTGTCAAGAACCAGAGGCAAATGTTGGTATGCAGCAGTGTAACACAATGCAAGAAGATGATATggaaatggaagaagatgaagttaTGAGCTCCTATGTTATTGAGATCAATTCTGACCATAGAGAAGTTGCCAGTAACGAAGCAATTTCTATTGATGAAGCAATCGCATGGGCTAAGGAGAAGTTCCACTCACGAGACTTTGATACCACACACCAAAACAAAGATCATTCTGCTCATGTTGAAG AAAGTCCTGACACGTTTGAACATAGAGCACAACAAAATTATGGATCCAGAAAGACACTATCTTCCACG GAAGGAGACCTAAAGAAACGGAGAAGCCAAGAAGAAACAGAAGAATCAGAAAAAGAT ATGGAGTTGCAGATTTTGGACGAAGAAATCCGGTTGTGGTCAGCAGGCAAGGAGACCAATATACGTATGCTCCTTTCAACACTACATCAT ATTCTATGGCCCAACAGCAGTTGGTCTGCAACCTCTTTAACAAGTCTTATCGAAAGTTCACAAGTAAAGAAGGCATATCAGAAAGCAAGATTATGTCTTCACCCTGATAAGTTGCAGCAGAGAGGAGCTACTCCTCGCCAAAAGTATATTGCAGAAAAGGCCTTTTCCATTCTCCAG GATGCTTGGGCTGCATTCATTTCCCAAGATGTCTTCTTTAACTAG
- the LOC136233206 gene encoding uncharacterized protein isoform X2, with protein MDESWRMRMGMPGRPLRRSTEDTVAGPSRRSMEALDPDDFADVFGGPPRSVLSRKFSGDFTRSSTSFYEEIFRHPDFVASSLETKGGGRSLPGFRIPGNDDGFYSDVFGCEDGRRSRDRSRPNSKAKSKSNSSSVLSSEELSPHRRPFTGDDVALSSFTSKLRWNSTTVRPEQVSKKEEMPYFPGNYPSCGSDNYDMENGYNEYFRSSHIKVSRQVSPESISLEPTSHRSIKIPVDELEVNSPASPVSSLCQEPEANVGMQQCNTMQEDDMEMEEDEVMSSYVIEINSDHREVASNEAISIDEAIAWAKEKFHSRDFDTTHQNKDHSAHVEESPDTFEHRAQQNYGSRKTLSSTEGDLKKRRSQEETEESEKDMELQILDEEIRLWSAGKETNIRMLLSTLHHILWPNSSWSATSLTSLIESSQVKKAYQKARLCLHPDKLQQRGATPRQKYIAEKAFSILQDAWAAFISQDVFFN; from the exons ATGGACGAGTCTTGGAGAATGCGGATGGGAATGCCGGGCCGTCCACTACGCCGTTCCACGGAAGATACGGTGGCCGGACCTAGTAGGCGTTCCATGGAAGCGCTGGACCCCGACGATTTCGCTGACGTTTTCGGCGGTCCACCACGTAGCGTTCTTTCACGCAAATTCTCTGGCGACTTCACTAGATCATCCACTTCTTTCTATGAGGAGATTTTCCGGCACCCGGATTTTGTTGCTTCTTCACTAGAAACTAAAGGAGGTGGTCGGAGCCTGCCGGGTTTCAGGATTCCTGGGAACGATGACGGATTTTACAGTGATGTTTTTGGTTGTGAAGATGGACGGAGGTCGAGAGATAGATCGAGACCTAATTCAAAGGCTAAATCGAAATCGAACTCCTCTTCTGTGCTCAGCTCGGAAGAGCTTAGCCCTCACCGGCGGCCTTTCACCGGTGATGACGTTGCATTGTCTTCTTTTACTTCCAAGCTCAG ATGGAACTCCACCACGGTGAGACCTGAACAAGtctcaaagaaagaagaaatgcCGTATTTTCCTGGCAATTATCCATCCTGCGGCAGTGACAATTATGACATGGAAAATGGTTACAACGAATACTTCAGAAGCTCCCATATCAAAGTTTCCCGGCAGGTATCCCCGGAAAGCATTAGTCTCGAACCTACATCACATCGAAGTATCAAAATTCCTGTGGATGAGTTAGAAGTCAACTCACCTGCGTCTCCTGTTTCTTCACTCTGTCAAGAACCAGAGGCAAATGTTGGTATGCAGCAGTGTAACACAATGCAAGAAGATGATATggaaatggaagaagatgaagttaTGAGCTCCTATGTTATTGAGATCAATTCTGACCATAGAGAAGTTGCCAGTAACGAAGCAATTTCTATTGATGAAGCAATCGCATGGGCTAAGGAGAAGTTCCACTCACGAGACTTTGATACCACACACCAAAACAAAGATCATTCTGCTCATGTTGAAG AAAGTCCTGACACGTTTGAACATAGAGCACAACAAAATTATGGATCCAGAAAGACACTATCTTCCACG GAAGGAGACCTAAAGAAACGGAGAAGCCAAGAAGAAACAGAAGAATCAGAAAAAGAT ATGGAGTTGCAGATTTTGGACGAAGAAATCCGGTTGTGGTCAGCAGGCAAGGAGACCAATATACGTATGCTCCTTTCAACACTACATCAT ATTCTATGGCCCAACAGCAGTTGGTCTGCAACCTCTTTAACAAGTCTTATCGAAAGTTCACAAGTAAAGAAGGCATATCAGAAAGCAAGATTATGTCTTCACCCTGATAAGTTGCAGCAGAGAGGAGCTACTCCTCGCCAAAAGTATATTGCAGAAAAGGCCTTTTCCATTCTCCAG GATGCTTGGGCTGCATTCATTTCCCAAGATGTCTTCTTTAACTAG
- the LOC136233207 gene encoding transcription termination factor MTEF1, chloroplastic, with protein MPSTALNSAFCFSSITPSASPSNSNSKQPNAHLSAKPTKSVLQHHPLYTPLNTNISSQIKEKILCLELMGVDCGKALSLNPSLHSASLNSIHSIISFLQTKGIRQKDLPRIFGMCPLILTSNVKTHLTPVFDFLSNDLKVPQNNFRRVVNKCPRLLVSSVSHQLKPCLFYLQGLGFTDLDALAYQDSILLVSSVENTLIPKLKYLETIGFSEDEAVGMVLRCPALFTFSIENNFKPKFDFFTQEMKGKLDELREFPHYFGFSLENRIKPRYMEVVESGVQMPLPIMLKSTDEEFKELLRQGDAVTTPS; from the coding sequence ATGCCATCAACAGCTTTAAACTCAGCTTTCTGTTTCTCTTCCATTACACCTTCAGCTTCACCTTCAAATTCAAATTCGAAGCAACCCAATGCCCACCTCTCTGCAAAACCTACTAAAAGTGTCCTTCAACACCATCCACTCTACACACCACTGAATACTAATATATCTTCCCAAATCAAAGAAAAGATCCTCTGCCTTGAATTAATGGGTGTTGATTGTGGCAAAGCATTATCTCTAAACCCTTCTCTCCATTCTGCTTCTCTCAATTCCATACACTCCATTATCTCCTTCCTCCAAACCAAAGGCATCCGCCAGAAGGATTTGCCTAGGATCTTTGGTATGTGTCCTCTAATCCTAACTTCTAATGTCAAAACCCATCTTACCCCTGTTTTTGATTTCCTCTCTAATGATCTTAAAGTCCCACAAAATAACTTCAGAAGGGTTGTTAATAAGTGCCCAAGGTTGCTTGTTTCTAGTGTTTCTCACCAACTTAAGCCATGCCTCTTTTATCTTCAGGGGCTTGGTTTCACTGATTTGGATGCTTTGGCTTATCAAGATTCTATCTTGTTGGTTTCTAGTGTCGAGAATACATTGATTCCTAAGTTGAAATACTTGGAAACTATTGGGTTTTCGGAAGATGAGGCTGTAGGTATGGTTTTGAGGTGTCCAGCATTGTTTACTTTCAGTATAGAAAACAATTTTAAGCCAAAGTTTGATTTTTTTACCCAGGAGATGAAGGGTAAATTGGATGAATTGAGGGAGTTTCCTCACTATTTTGGTTTTAGTTTGGAAAATAGGATTAAGCCAAGGTACATGGAGGTTGTTGAAAGTGGGGTTCAAATGCCTTTGCCAATTATGCTCAAAAGTACTGATGAAGAGTTCAAGGAGTTGCTAAGACAAGGAGATGCTGTAACAACTCCATCCTGA